TGAGTTGTTGCAGGCTGCGATGTTTTTAAGCTTTTGTTTATTTCTGTATTTGTCACTTCTTTTTTATGGAGTATTATTTTAAAAGTAGGAAAGAGATACGGATCAAAATCAAATCCTAAAGTGTCATAAACAATTTGAGTATCCTTCATCATGTATTCGCTTAACCTCTTAAGTCTCGATCCGATTCCTATTTCGCCAATTCCTTGTAATGCATCCATACTATTATTTATATTTATATAAGCACTTATGCAAATTTATAAAAAATCTTATATTAAAACAAAACGAATTATTTTCCATAAATTTAGTTTCCTTGGAAAATAAATTTATTTTTCATAACTTTGTACCGTAATACTTAAAACAATAAGTCATGAATAAAAATAAAATCATCTTTTATGTGTCTACAGGACTGTTAACATTACTAATGTTATTTTCTGTAAGTATGTACGTTTTTAATAATCCTGAAATAGTGAAAGCTTTTCAAGGAATGGGATATCCAACATATTTAATTTATCCATTAGCAACAGCTAAAGTTTTAGGATTAGTTGCTCTTTGGTTCATTAGTAATAAATCATTA
This genomic window from Tenacibaculum sp. 190524A05c contains:
- a CDS encoding DoxX family protein, yielding MNKNKIIFYVSTGLLTLLMLFSVSMYVFNNPEIVKAFQGMGYPTYLIYPLATAKVLGLVALWFISNKSLKEWAYAGFFFNTLLAFFAHVMISDGQQMGAVIGFVLVIVSYISSKKING